TTTCACATTTGCTCTTGTAACAAATTGGCTATTACCACTGTCCTCTGGTGGGTGGAATCAGAACTGCCCAGCTGCGTGTCCATGGCCCTATACTGCACACTACAAAGGGACTATTCTCTTGTCGCTCACGTGCTAGCAGAGCAAGGGGAAGTGAGTTCTCTCCCTGCTGTTACCTGTGCCATACTGTGCATCCAAGCCTACTGGGTATGTACCCTGTGCTTTGGGCATTGCAGAATCAAGTCTAAGCCCAGAACTAGTTTGGACATAAAGCTGAAGCCATGTGATgttcctgtccctgctctcccctgccccatcccggaCCTCCCCACCAAACCAACGTGAGGAAGCAGCATTACCTTTCCATGGCTTCTTGAGCGAGTGAGTTCTCCTTCCCGTTCCTCACCTGCATCCTCAGAGGCTTATCTTCCTGCACGCTCAGTGCTTGCTTGCGGGCTCTCCCCCTGGAGTGGGGCAgatgtgtgggggtgaggggagtgcTCCTGGAGAGGGGCCCCACCCTTCGACAGTGGAACAGGCGCTGGTAGGCTGTCCGGAAGTCCCTGTTCAGAGCAGCGTACAAGATGGGGTTCAGGGCTGAGTTGGCATAGCCCAGCCATAAAACTATGGACTGGGACgtctcatccaccttgtccccCTCCATCCCTCGGTAAGTGAACACTGTGAAATAAGGGAACCAGGAGATGATGAATGCCCCCAGCACGGCTGCTAGCGTCACGGTGGCCTTGTGCTCTTTCACAGTGAGCAGCGCAGGGCTGACGGCCTTGCAGCAGGTGGCGTGGTTGATCCTCTTGGCTTGCTCCCTGGCGATTCGGAATATCCGGTAGTACATGATGCACATAATGACCAAGGGAAGGTAGAAGGTGAGCAAGGCGTCCACCAGCCCGTACACGGCATTGACCGCCAGCTTGCACTTCGTGCTGTTGTTCAAGCCTGTGTTCTGCACACCAGTGCCGTTggtgttccagcccaggtggatgggcaggaaggagacCATCAGTGAGACCACCCACGTGACAAACATGGCCACGGCCACCCGCAGAGGGGTGACCAGCTGGGTGTAGCGGAGCGGGGCTGTGATGGCGTAGTAGCGGTCTATGCTGATCATGAAGAGGTTGAGGATGGAGGCCGTGCACAGCATGACGTCCAGGCTGATGTAGATGTTGCACAAGGTGGGGCCGAAGTGCCACTCACACGTGAGCTCGTAGATGGCGGAGAAGGGGAGCACCAGGAGGCCCAGCAGCAGGTCGGTAACGGCCAAGGAGACAATGAAGCAGTTTGTCAGGCTGCGGAGCTTGCGGTTGAAGGAGACAGCCAGGCAGACGACCACATTGCCGCAGACGATGACCACAATGAGTACAGTGAGCACGATCCCAATTAGCACTGTCTGTGGTTTGCAGCCCAAGCCTTTCAGAGCAGCTGTGCCATTCTGACATGGATCCATGGCAAGGAGGCGTGGGCAATCAGTCCTCTCCCATCTGGGCTACCATGATGTCCCAGTTCTGTCTGCGCTCTGCAGCTGTTTGGATAAAGGGTCCTACTGGAGCCCACAACGAATGTCCCCAGAGCCCCTCTCAAACCAGCCTCGCACTCGGGCACCCACGCTCTGGGCATAGAGATTTGTGTTCACTTTTTTGCTCTTTGTCTCCGTAAAGGTGCCAGGAACCAGTCAGGGACTCTGCACCCAGAGCTAGGCGAGGGCGTGGGCTCTATGCAGAAATAATGCCCATAGATCATGCCCATGTATCGGCACCAGCTGGGGATCAGTACATCAGCTGCCAGGCGCCTCTCTGGCAGCTGCCTTTGAGTCTcaatctctccctcttcctcgctcttctcctcctcctctctgagaAATTAAGAGGG
This window of the Eretmochelys imbricata isolate rEreImb1 chromosome 8, rEreImb1.hap1, whole genome shotgun sequence genome carries:
- the HRH2 gene encoding histamine H2 receptor, whose amino-acid sequence is MDPCQNGTAALKGLGCKPQTVLIGIVLTVLIVVIVCGNVVVCLAVSFNRKLRSLTNCFIVSLAVTDLLLGLLVLPFSAIYELTCEWHFGPTLCNIYISLDVMLCTASILNLFMISIDRYYAITAPLRYTQLVTPLRVAVAMFVTWVVSLMVSFLPIHLGWNTNGTGVQNTGLNNSTKCKLAVNAVYGLVDALLTFYLPLVIMCIMYYRIFRIAREQAKRINHATCCKAVSPALLTVKEHKATVTLAAVLGAFIISWFPYFTVFTYRGMEGDKVDETSQSIVLWLGYANSALNPILYAALNRDFRTAYQRLFHCRRVGPLSRSTPLTPTHLPHSRGRARKQALSVQEDKPLRMQVRNGKENSLAQEAMERSPTPSCGSTSSTILACWRGLWLAKFLPKRDMWIPRCEEPATELQKRVKPPASPRVIYCLFS